The Devosia sp. genome segment GCACGATCGGCAAGCGCTTCTCCAAGATCAACCTGCCCAACACGCTCGACCTGCGTCGCGACTATCGCGAGATGCTGTTCGGCGCCAGCGACGCCATGAAGAACTACATTTCCGGCGTCATTCTCACCGAAGAGACGCTCAAGCAGGAAGCCGCCGACGGCACCCCCTTCCGCGCCACGCTGGCAGACAGCGACGTCATTCCCGGCATCAAGGTCGACCGTGGTGCCTTCCCCATGCCCGGCGAGTCGGGTGAAAAGATCACCGAGGGCCTTGATGGCCTGCGCCAGCGTCTCGAGCAATATGCCCAGCTTGGTGCCGGTTTTGCCAAGTGGCGGGCGGTCATCACCATCAATGACATTGCCCCCACCCGCAATAATATCCGCGCCAATGCCCACGTTCTGGCGCGCTACGCCATGCTGTGCCAGGAAGCCGGCATCGTGCCGATCGTCGAGCCGGAAGTGGTCGGCGACGGGGAGCCGGGCAATCACTCCATGGAACGCTGTGCCCAGGTCACCGGCGATGTTCTCGAGAATGTGTTCAAGGAACTGCGCCTGGCCGGCGTCGACCTGGCCGGCATGCTGCTGAAGCCGAACATGATCCTG includes the following:
- a CDS encoding class I fructose-bisphosphate aldolase yields the protein MTKSLNAIAQKLMTPGMGILAADESEGTIGKRFSKINLPNTLDLRRDYREMLFGASDAMKNYISGVILTEETLKQEAADGTPFRATLADSDVIPGIKVDRGAFPMPGESGEKITEGLDGLRQRLEQYAQLGAGFAKWRAVITINDIAPTRNNIRANAHVLARYAMLCQEAGIVPIVEPEVVGDGEPGNHSMERCAQVTGDVLENVFKELRLAGVDLAGMLLKPNMILPGINSRDRPSVDDVARRTVEVLREHVPAAVPGIAFLSGGQTDEEATAHLSAMNRIAGKPWPLTFSYGRALQNAALRTWAGRRENFTTARQAFAHRAQMNSLAALGEWSNDRDRAA